A region from the Lolium perenne isolate Kyuss_39 chromosome 4, Kyuss_2.0, whole genome shotgun sequence genome encodes:
- the LOC127348743 gene encoding glutaredoxin-C10: MDQVTKLASERAVVVFTSSRCCMCHSVTSLLTNLGVNVAVYELDKEQRGREMERELARKLGRGAPIVPAVFIGGTLVGGTNRVMALHLAGELVPMLKNAGALWL; this comes from the coding sequence ATGGACCAAGTGACGAAGCTGGCGTCGGAACGGGCGGTAGTGGTGTTCACGTCGAGCAGGTGCTGCATGTGCCACTCCGTGACGTCCCTCCTCACCAACCTCGGCGTCAACGTGGCCGTGTACGAGTTGGACAAGGAACAGCGGGgcagagagatggagagagagctggccaGGAAGCTCGGCCGCGGTGCGCCGATAGTGCCGGCGGTGTTCATCGGCGGCACCCTCGTCGGCGGCACCAATAGAGTCATGGCACTGCACCTGGCCGGTGAGCTCGTGCCCATGCTTAAGAACGCCGGCGCTCTCTGGCTCTAG